The DNA segment GACGCTCTTCCTGCCCTGGTGGCTGTATGGAGCAGCCCTCTGGCTATGGGGCGTGACCCTGCTGTGCCTCTGGAAACAGGGAGCGGAGGCACAATGCTGTGCCCTCCTGCTGTTGATGGCGTCCGGCTACGCGCCTCAGCTCAGTAGCCAGCTTGTGGGAGGGCTCTTAAGTTTATGGCTGTTTGAGCACAGCGTTTGGGCGGGCAGTTGGAACCCGCGTGCGGACACGCGAGAACATGCGTACACGCGACACGCGATCTGGATTTGACATCCCCTTGATAATAGGGTAGTATGGTGATTACAAGATGTTGTGGGTTTGACGCAAGTGTGTAGAAGCGGTGCCTTGGATAGCAGTCTGGGTGTACGAACTCTAGCATTTGTTGGAAAACGCAACGTTTTGTGCGAAACAAGTTTTGTAGTATCTAGGAAACAACAAGGAGTTTTCCAACAATGACTAGCGAACGTGTAACTGGCACCGTCAAGTGGTTCAACGATCAGAAGGGTTACGGCTTCCTCTCCCACGATGGTGGCAAAGATGTCTTTGTCCATCACTCTGCCATCGTTGCTATGGGCTATCGCACCTTGAATGAGGGCGACCAGGTCGAGTTCTCCATCGAGAACGGGCCTAAGGGCCCAGCAGCCGTCAACGTCCAGAAGATCTAAGAGCATCTTCACGACGAGGCTGAAAGAAACAGGTCCAAGCGGTGAAACCACAGGGACCTGTGACAGATAAAAATGACTGCCGGACCGTGGTCCGGCAGTCGTTTTTTGATGGCCCCTGGGCCTCTTCGGCAAGACCCCGGTCATCCTTCAAAGGTATTGGGGGCCAGGATAGGTGCCGGGCAGTTCACCACAAAGCCCTCCGGGTGGGTGTCCGGCACGCCGTTGAACTCCTCCAGATCTCC comes from the Litorilinea aerophila genome and includes:
- a CDS encoding cold-shock protein, with translation MTSERVTGTVKWFNDQKGYGFLSHDGGKDVFVHHSAIVAMGYRTLNEGDQVEFSIENGPKGPAAVNVQKI